The following are from one region of the Coffea eugenioides isolate CCC68of chromosome 2, Ceug_1.0, whole genome shotgun sequence genome:
- the LOC113762687 gene encoding annexin D4-like, translating to MAHPKEISALNKAFTGLGVDEKTSISILTKWHPHQLHSYRKATPDFFIEDERQFERWSDPRVLQLRQEFIRFKDAVVLRTMHPWERDARLFKEALQMGPRIDIIIETACTRSSEDLLGARRAYHSLFHHSIEEDIASQIHTSERKLLVALVSAYRYEGPHVQEETAKSEAKVLYNAIKAVAKKNPTENEEVIMILATRSKSHIKAVYKYCEEISGNHLQQDPDGDWALKQTVQCLCMPHAYFSKILDASLRTDVDEAARDSVTRVILTRADVDIKQIKEEFQHKFSGVSLSKRIEEVANGNYRDFLLALVSKEN from the exons ATGGCACACCCAAAGGAGATCTCAGCTCTCAACAAGGCTTTCACAG GACTTGGAGTCGATGAGAAGACTTCTATATCTATATTGACAAAATGGCATCCACATCAGCTACATTCATATAGAAAAGCCACTCCAGATTTCTTCATAGAAGATGAACGTCAATTTGAGAGATGGTCAGATCCACGTGTCCTACAACTTAGACAAGAATTCATACGCTTCAAG GATGCTGTGGTGCTCCGGACTATGCATCCTTGGGAAAGAGATGCTCGTTTATTTAAGGAGGCTTTGCAGATGGGCCCAAGAATTGATATTATTATAGAAACAGCATGTACAAGATCATCTGAAGACCTTTTGGGAGCAAGAAGAGCCTACCATTCCCTCTTCCACCACTCTATTGAGGAAGACATAGCTTCCCAAATCCACACCAGTGAACGTAAG CTTTTAGTTGCACTTGTAAGTGCGTACCGCTATGAAGGTCCACATGTTCAAGAAGAAACGGCAAAATCAGAAGCCAAGGTGCTTTATAATGCTATTAAAGCTGTTGCAAAGAAGAATCCTACTGAGAATGAAGAAGTTATAATGATACTAGCAACAAGAAGCAAATCCCATATCAAGGCTGTCTACAAATATTGCGAGGAAATTAGCGGAAACCACTTGCAACAG GATCCAGATGGTGATTGGGCTCTGAAACAAACAGTCCAATGCTTATGCATGCCACATGCATACTTTAGCAAG ATTTTGGATGCATCACTAAGAACTGATGTGGATGAGGCTGCAAGAGATTCTGTCACTAGAGTGATTCTCACACGAGCAGATGTGGACATCAAGCAGATCAAAGAAGAGTTTCAACACAAGTTTTCTGGAGTTAGTCTGTCCAAAAGGATTGAAGAAGTTGCTAATGGCAACTACAGGGATTTTTTGCTTGCtttagtttcaaaagaaaactaA
- the LOC113760035 gene encoding annexin D3-like translates to MATLRVPDIVPSPAEDCKTLKKAFQGWGTDEKAIIKVLGRRNASQRKNIRETFQQLYNKSLIDELVSELSGDFRNAVILWTYDPPERDARLVNEALKSRKKGIREFQVIVEIACASFPHHLVAVRKAHFSLFDCSLEEDISSNVSLPIQKE, encoded by the exons ATGGCTACACTGAGAGTACCAGATATTGTTCCATCTCCTGCTGAAGACTGTAAAACACTGAAGAAAGCCTTCCAAG GATGGGGGACTGATGAGAAGGCAATAATAAAGGTGTTGGGACGCAGAAATGCAAGCCAAAGGAAGAACATCAGAGAAACATTTCAGCAGCTTTACAACAAGTCCCTAATTGATGAGCTCGTTTCTGAATTGTCTGGTGATTTCAGG AACGCTGTGATCTTGTGGACATATGATCCACCTGAAAGAGATGCAAGGCTTGTAAATGAAGCTCTGAAATCAAGGAAGAAAGGAATCAGGGAATTCCAAGTAATTGTTGAGATTGCATGTGCATCATTTCCTCATCATCTCGTTGCTGTAAGGAAGGCTCATTTCTCACTTTTTGACTGTTCACTTGAAGAGGACATCAGTTCAAATGTTTCTCTGCCAATACAAAAG gagtga